CATATTCGCTCATGATTTCTGATGGTGTTTTGCCCGTGTGATAGAGGTCAACAATCATGGACTTACATTCTTCAGTATACCTAGTTTGTTTCGTTCCCAATTTCCCGACACAACCTTTCAATCATAGGTTATCAGTCCTCCTTTTTGTGTCCACTACTTTATACTAGGTCCAGGGTATGGTCCATTTTCGACGGAACTTAGCTCGGGGACTATTACTCATGGCCCCAATGACCATCCCGGAAGTCGATAATAGGAAACTCCCATCTCATATCGCTATACAGAAAGACACCGTATTGATGTCCAGGTTGTCCAAAGATGACGCCGAAGAATTTGGTTCCGTGGCAGTAGTTCAAGGTCAATATCAATGGGAGAGATTTCGGGATGAAATATTACTACCCTTAAAACAAGCTAACGAAGTATTTTTAACCCAAGTCTCAAAAATGGTTATGGCTTCAGTTTTGACATTGCTCCAATATCTTTTGAGTACCCAACTCTAATTATCACTGGTCGACAGGACCATGTTGTCGGATACCAAGATCCATGGCGACTGATTGAACAGTACCCCAGAGCAACATTTGCAGTGCTTGATATGGCAGGGCACAACCTACAAATAGAGCAACCAGATGTATTCGAGGTATTGGTTCACAACTGGCTCAACAGACTTGAGTTGGAAAAATTCCTGTAGGTAAATTATTCACAAATTCAATCCGATGATGAATGGGCAGCATTCCTGTAATCAAGCAAAATCGGAATTGAGACAATAAAAAACTCCTGTTAGTGTTGATGTCATCGAAAACACACCACTAATCAGGAGGTAGATCTACACCATGAGTATAACCCAAAATAGCAAGATTCGCCGCATCACAGATTCAACCTTGGTTGTCGGAGCCGACATTGCCAAGAAGGTTCACGTCGCTCGTGCGTGTGATGTGCGGGGCGTGGAACTTGGAAAGACGCTGACGTTCCACAATACGAGGCACGGCTTTGTAGGACTTCTCAAGTGGATTCAGTCACTCATGGTTGACCACAGTTGCGATAATGTGGTATTTGGCGTCGAGCCGACGGGGCATTATTGGATAAATCTTGCTCAGTTTCTACGTCATGAAGGGATCCAAGTCGTGCTCGTGAACCCACTACACGTCAAAAAGACCAAGGAACTTGAAGATAACAGTCCGACGAAGAACGACCGCAAAGATGCACGTGTCATCGCGCTTTTGGTCAAAGACGGACGGTACTCGGTACCCCACATTCCAGAAGATATGTACGCTGATTTGCGCGTGGGAATGAACGAAAGAGACCGTTTGTCAGGGGACCTAAAGCGAGTGCAAGGGCGCATTCACAACTGGTTGGACCGCTTCTTCCCAGAGTTCACAGAGGTGTTTAAGGATTGGGAAGGCAAGGCAGCGCTCATTGGTTTGCACCAGTTTCCATGCCCGACAGATATTCAGGAAAAATCAACATCCGCAATCGTTCAGGCATGAAGAGATGGTGGCATTTCAAGGGGCATTGGGATGAGCAAAGCGAACCTCCTCAAAGAGAAAGCAGAAGAGTCCATTGGGCTTACAGAAGGGCTGCAGATGGGTCACCAGGAGTTGGCGATTCTACTGCGTCAATATGACTTGTACCAAGAGCAACTAGATCTTCTGATGAGCGAGATTGAACGATTGGTGAGCCAGATTCCTGGGACGCAAGAAATGATGAGCATTCCCGGTGTCGGCTTGGTTACCGTTGCTGGATTCCTCGCCGAGGTTGGAGACCTATCCGCCTACGACAATCCTAGGCAGATTCAAAAGCTAGCGGGGCTCAACCTCAAGGAAAACAGTTCGGGGAAGCACAAGGGACAGACAAAGATCAGCAGACGGGGACGCCCGAAGTTACGAGCATTGCTGTTCCGTGGTGTGATACCGCTGTTGGCGAAGAATGCTGAATTCCAGGAGTTGCACAGATAGTACACCCAGCGGACACAGAACCCGTTGAAGAAAATGCAGTCTGCAATAGCACTGAGTTGTCGATTGATCCGAGTGTTGTTTGCCCTTGGCAGAAAGCAAGTCCCTTATGACCCCATGAAGGTACTTGGACCCATGCACATGGAACGATTACAGAACGCTGCTTAGGAACTTTCGAATGCTCCATTTCTAGCCATTTCGCATGACATAACTGACAAACGAAGCACGGATTAGCCGGTACGAGCGTTTTTATGAGGGCAATGACCCTGGCGGGCAGCATAACACGGCATCCACCCTTTGACAGGCAGAACGATGGAATGACACGGGCTCTGAAGAGACCCCGGGAGACATGAGAGGGTAAGCCACAAAGGTGTATGTGGACATCCAATGTGCGACCATATTTTAGAAATTGGGGCATAGCCCTTGTTTCTGCACACCCACATGTCTAATCCGATGGCTCCTCCCACTCCATCTGTACAATCTGTCCGTCATGTCAAACATGAAAAACTGCGAATGAGCTAGAATGAGCGAGAAAACGAAAGAACATAGAGAGAGGTTAGTGCAAAATACTTTTCTTGAGGTGATACATTATGAGACTAAATTCAGAACGGGTTTACATTCGTAGAATGGAGAATGAAGATCTTGAGGCACTGTTGGACTTAAGACTGCGAAATCGTCATTTCTTCAAGCCCTTTCAACCCATTACCTTGGACTCACACTACACGGTGGAAGGACAACAAGAAATTCTGGAGAAAATCTATCACGACTGGAATTCTGGTTCAGGATACGGATTTGGAATTTTTCTGACCAACGATGATCGGCTCATTGGACGAGTTAATCTAAGTAATGTGGCTCGTGGGGCTTGGGAAAGTTGTACACTGGGGTATTTCATTGATGAGAACTGCAATGGACAAGGGTTTGCCTCAGAGGCTGTTCATTTGGCAATTGGTTTTGCTTTCGGACCTGCAGAATTGCATAGAGTCCAAGCGGCAGTCATGCCGCGAAATGCAGGATCGACTAGAGTTCTTGAAAAAGTGGGATTTAGGTACGAAGGATTCTCGGAGTTTTATCTAAAAATTAATGGTGTATGGGAAGACCATAACCTTTACAGTATTACACGAGAGCGTTGGAACTCATAAACTTGTGGTTCTGCAGATAACGGGGGCTGATCTCGAAGAAGGATTTGCTTACGCCGATGCATAAATATATATAGCGGAATTTTCTGGGTTCCAAGGCTATCGGGTCGGAATGTTGAATAAGGGGTTTGATTGAATGATGCAACTGAACGAGATTAAATTTGCAGAGATTGGACTTGAGGAAAAGGAAGAACTCGCAGAATGGTTGTCGCGTGACACGTGGGACAACTTTACCAGCCCAGCCATTTCATACGATTCCGCCATGAAATGGATTGAACAAGGTGCGTTTCACGGGGACGACAAGAAGTCGTTCTGGATCATCAGCCATGGTGAAAGGGTCGGTCTTCTCCAGTTAAATGACCTATTCGACAGCACGGCAATGTTTGACATCCGAATCAACACGAAATAT
This window of the Sulfoacidibacillus ferrooxidans genome carries:
- a CDS encoding GNAT family N-acetyltransferase, with amino-acid sequence MRLNSERVYIRRMENEDLEALLDLRLRNRHFFKPFQPITLDSHYTVEGQQEILEKIYHDWNSGSGYGFGIFLTNDDRLIGRVNLSNVARGAWESCTLGYFIDENCNGQGFASEAVHLAIGFAFGPAELHRVQAAVMPRNAGSTRVLEKVGFRYEGFSEFYLKINGVWEDHNLYSITRERWNS